The Thermomicrobiales bacterium DNA window TCGCAGACCAGCTCGAGCCCTGGAGCTGGCCGCTCCGCTGTCATGACAACCAGGAAATCACCAGCGGAATCGGGAAGAGCGCCACCGTAGACACGACCAACAACACGACGGCACGCCCCCAACCGGTGCTGAGCGACGCGCGTATCGCTGCCACCGATGCCACGAATGTCCACAGGAGGCCGATCAACGCCAGCGCGCTTCCGACTGTCGGCACGAGTTCCAGAAGGGCGAAAACGATGAGCGGGGCACTGGCAAATCCAAGCGGCGCGGCGATCGAGCGCCAGGTCCGCCGATTGCGGCTAAAGCGGTTCCACAAGAAACAGATGATGGCTGCCTGTACCGCCCAAATCATCAGGCCCCATCCGGCATCGAGCACCGCGCCCGCCAGCGCGGCGAGGACATCGCTCTCCCGGGTGACCGGATAGCTGTTCCAGTTGACGTCCACACTGAGGCTGGGCGAATCGCCGTCGACAAGATAGACGATGGCGCTCGCCAGCGACCCCAGCAGGATCACCGCGATCGCTTGCGGCAAGGCGTTCGGCACGAACGAGAGCTCTCGAAACGTGTCCCCGTTCAACCGGAGCGCGCCGAGGAGCCGCCGCCCGAATCCGTCCCAGCCAAACGAAAGCGGTTGGTTCATCGAGCTCCGGTCAGACGAACGCCGCAACGGCAAAGATGCAGATGCAGGAGATCAGGGCCAGGAAAATACCGAGCCCAATCGAAGCGATCAGGATCGTGGCAAATGCGCGCAACTTGCTTATTCTGAAGGTCTCGCTCATGGCCACGATCTGCGCCGCGAACGACCAGAGCCCCACGATGCTTCCGATGATGAACCCGAGCACGGGAATGGGCGTCAGGATCAGCAGGAATCCCGGCGCGGAGGCAAACCCCAGCGGACGAGCGACTTCCTGCCACTGGATTTCGGTTTCAGGCGCACTCAACATCTTCACCGCCACCAACCGGAAGATGACGGCGGCGATGACCCAGAAGATGAGTGCGACGATCGCGACGCCAATACCCGAGAGCAGCGGCCCGAAAAACGAATTCGTCACCGTGTACGAGTCGCCATCGCCAAATTCGATCGTCTGGCCTCGCAGCTCTGCGAACTGGGAGATGCCGGAGAGAAGCCCGGTCAGCACGACGACGATGGCCGCCTGGGTCATGGCGCTCGGATCGCGGCGCACTTCATCGAAGATCGGCCGACTCAACTTCACCGATCCGACGACTCGGTCGAAGAACGAATGCGACGGCTGCGCAGACGCCGGCGCAGGCGCCGGTGGCAAGTAGCTCATCGAATGCTCCCAATCCTTCCCATTCCACGCCGGGTTGCCCGTATGGCACGACGTGCGCAATGATGCCAGATTGGGCCAGGGTTCAAGACCAACTACGTCACGCCAACAATTTGCCCATCGGGCAGCAGGTCGAAGTCGTGCGCTCCGGGATGCTTGCCCAGACCGGGCATCAGGTTGATCGCGCCGCACACTGGCACGACGTAGCCGGAACCGGCATAGAGCAACAAGTCGCGCACCACCAGCTTGCCGGAACGTGCCTTCCCGGCCTCGTTGGCATTGCCGGAAAACGAATACTGCGACTTGGCGACGCAGATTGGCAATTGCCCGAACCCGGCCTTTTCGTACCGCGCCAGCGCATCGAGCGCTTCCTGCCGGTAGTCGATCTCTTCGACACCGTACATCGCCGCCGCGACCTTGGCGATCTTTTCCGGGAGCGAGTCATCTGGCTCATAGAGCCGCACAGGCAACGGATCGCTTTGCGGCACCGACATCACCAACCGCGCCAGTTCTTCCGCGTCCTCGCCGCCCGTCCCGTAGACGTCGGCCACCGCTACCCCAAACGCGCCTGCAGCCATGGCCGACTGCATGACGGCCTGAATCTCGGCCTCGGTGTCGGTGGGGAAACGATTGATCGCGACCACCGCCGGAATCCCGAACCGGGCGACATTCGCCAGGTGGTCTTCCAGGTTGTGCAGCCCAGCGCAGAGGTTCGGAAGATGCTCGTCATCGATCGTGTCGTCGAGCGGACGGCCCACCTTGATCTGGTAGTTCCCCGATTGCGCTTTCAACGCGCGAATCGTGACCACCACCAGCGCCGCGTCCGGCCAGAGACCGCTCATGGTGCACTTCACGTCGCAGAACTTCTCGAATCCGAGATCGCTGCCAAAGCCAGCTTCGGTTATCACAATGTCTGCCAAACCGAGCCCTACCTGGTCGGCAATGATCGAGGAGCAGCCTAACGCCACATTCCCGAACGGCCCCGCATGCACCAGCGCCGGACCGCCCTCCTGCGTCTGCACGAGATTTGGGCTGAGCGCATCCCTCATCAGCACAGCCATCGCCCCGGCAGCGTCGATATCCTCCGCTGTCACCGGCCGGCCGTCG harbors:
- a CDS encoding YIP1 family protein, with the translated sequence MNQPLSFGWDGFGRRLLGALRLNGDTFRELSFVPNALPQAIAVILLGSLASAIVYLVDGDSPSLSVDVNWNSYPVTRESDVLAALAGAVLDAGWGLMIWAVQAAIICFLWNRFSRNRRTWRSIAAPLGFASAPLIVFALLELVPTVGSALALIGLLWTFVASVAAIRASLSTGWGRAVVLLVVSTVALFPIPLVISWLS
- a CDS encoding YIP1 family protein: MSYLPPAPAPASAQPSHSFFDRVVGSVKLSRPIFDEVRRDPSAMTQAAIVVVLTGLLSGISQFAELRGQTIEFGDGDSYTVTNSFFGPLLSGIGVAIVALIFWVIAAVIFRLVAVKMLSAPETEIQWQEVARPLGFASAPGFLLILTPIPVLGFIIGSIVGLWSFAAQIVAMSETFRISKLRAFATILIASIGLGIFLALISCICIFAVAAFV
- a CDS encoding formate--tetrahydrofolate ligase, with amino-acid sequence MRSIVDVAAEVGLTPNDLDLYGHYKAKIHLDVRERPSGKRGRYLVVTSITPTPFGEGKTTMAIGLAQGCRRIGAKAIVALRQSSMGPTFGIKGGGAGGGRSTLEPMVDMNLHFTGDGHAVTAAHNVCAALLDNHLHQGNALGIETISWPRVIDMNDRALRQIDIGLGDKNGPERTTGFQITAASEVMSILALATSYADLRARLGRIVVGWTGDGRPVTAEDIDAAGAMAVLMRDALSPNLVQTQEGGPALVHAGPFGNVALGCSSIIADQVGLGLADIVITEAGFGSDLGFEKFCDVKCTMSGLWPDAALVVVTIRALKAQSGNYQIKVGRPLDDTIDDEHLPNLCAGLHNLEDHLANVARFGIPAVVAINRFPTDTEAEIQAVMQSAMAAGAFGVAVADVYGTGGEDAEELARLVMSVPQSDPLPVRLYEPDDSLPEKIAKVAAAMYGVEEIDYRQEALDALARYEKAGFGQLPICVAKSQYSFSGNANEAGKARSGKLVVRDLLLYAGSGYVVPVCGAINLMPGLGKHPGAHDFDLLPDGQIVGVT